One window of the Amycolatopsis mediterranei genome contains the following:
- the glf gene encoding UDP-galactopyranose mutase produces the protein MSAHTNPAKITEDDFAGYDLVVVGSGFFGLTVAERAAAELGKKVLILERRSHLGGNAYSEPDPETGIEVHKYGAHLFHTSNKRVWEYVNRFTEFTNYQHRVFARVKDQVYSFPMNLALINQFFGKSHTPDEARELIAKQSSEFETSAAQNLEEKAISLVGRPLYEAFIRGYTAKQWENDPKNLGENIITRLPVRYNFDNRYFNDTYEGLPVNGYTAWLEKMAEHENIEIRLNVDYFDVREHIPAGTPTVYTGPLDRYFGYSAGRFTWRTVDFESEVAETGDFQGTSVVNYNDQEVPYTRIIEFRHFHPERDYPKDKTVIFREYSRFAGEEDEPYYPINTPENREKLEAYRELAKAEAREKNVLFGGRLGTYKYLDMHMAIGSALSAFDNKIAPHLTDGAPLDGSLDA, from the coding sequence GTGAGCGCGCACACGAACCCCGCCAAGATTACTGAAGACGATTTCGCAGGTTACGACCTCGTCGTCGTCGGGTCCGGTTTCTTCGGCCTGACCGTCGCCGAACGGGCCGCGGCCGAGCTGGGCAAGAAGGTCCTCATCCTCGAGCGCCGCAGCCACCTCGGCGGCAACGCCTACTCGGAGCCCGACCCGGAGACCGGGATCGAGGTGCACAAGTACGGAGCGCACCTGTTCCACACCTCGAACAAGCGGGTGTGGGAGTACGTGAACCGGTTCACCGAGTTCACGAACTACCAGCACCGCGTGTTCGCGCGGGTCAAGGACCAGGTCTACTCGTTCCCGATGAACCTGGCCCTGATCAACCAGTTCTTCGGCAAGTCGCACACCCCGGACGAGGCCCGCGAGCTGATCGCGAAGCAGTCCTCCGAGTTCGAGACCAGCGCGGCGCAGAACCTCGAAGAGAAGGCCATCTCGCTGGTCGGCCGTCCCCTCTACGAGGCGTTCATCCGCGGGTACACCGCGAAGCAGTGGGAAAACGACCCCAAGAACCTGGGCGAGAACATCATCACGCGCCTGCCGGTCCGTTACAACTTCGACAACCGGTACTTCAACGACACCTACGAGGGCCTGCCCGTCAACGGGTACACCGCGTGGCTCGAGAAGATGGCCGAGCACGAGAACATCGAGATCCGGCTGAACGTCGACTACTTCGACGTCCGCGAGCACATCCCCGCGGGCACCCCGACGGTCTACACCGGGCCGCTGGACCGCTACTTCGGCTACTCGGCGGGCCGGTTCACCTGGCGCACCGTCGACTTCGAGTCCGAGGTCGCCGAGACCGGCGACTTCCAGGGCACCTCGGTCGTCAACTACAACGACCAGGAAGTCCCGTACACCCGGATCATCGAGTTCCGGCACTTCCACCCGGAGCGGGACTACCCCAAGGACAAGACGGTCATCTTCCGCGAGTACTCCCGCTTCGCGGGCGAGGAAGACGAGCCGTACTACCCGATCAACACGCCGGAGAACCGCGAGAAGCTCGAGGCCTACCGCGAGCTGGCCAAGGCCGAGGCGCGCGAGAAGAACGTGCTGTTCGGCGGCCGGCTGGGCACCTACAAGTACCTCGACATGCACATGGCCATCGGCTCGGCGCTGTCGGCGTTCGACAACAAGATCGCCCCGCACCTGACCGACGGCGCGCCGCTCGACGGGTCCCTCGATGCTTGA
- a CDS encoding phosphatase PAP2 family protein, which produces MLEKGQPAGEVAVLAKAQGFLKSEASVKAARGMSHFGEHALGWFGLGLLGAVVDKERRTDWLVASAGVVGAHAASIAVKRVVRRPRPDHPSVEVLVGTPSKLSFPSSHATSTTAAAVLYSGLTGRNLVPALVPPMLASRLVLGVHYPTDVLAGAALGGLVGGLIRRKLKKNP; this is translated from the coding sequence ATGCTTGAGAAGGGGCAGCCCGCCGGCGAGGTCGCCGTCCTGGCGAAGGCGCAGGGCTTTCTGAAGAGTGAAGCTTCGGTGAAGGCTGCGCGCGGCATGTCGCACTTCGGCGAACACGCTCTCGGCTGGTTCGGCCTGGGCTTGCTCGGCGCCGTCGTCGACAAGGAGCGGCGCACGGACTGGCTGGTCGCTTCGGCGGGTGTCGTCGGGGCGCACGCGGCGTCCATCGCGGTGAAACGCGTGGTCAGGCGGCCGCGCCCGGATCACCCGAGCGTCGAGGTCCTGGTCGGCACGCCGAGCAAGCTGAGCTTCCCGTCGTCGCACGCGACGTCCACCACGGCGGCGGCGGTGCTCTACTCCGGATTGACCGGGCGTAACCTGGTGCCCGCCCTGGTACCGCCGATGCTCGCCTCGCGGCTCGTGCTCGGCGTTCACTATCCGACAGACGTTCTGGCCGGTGCGGCCCTCGGGGGGCTCGTCGGTGGCCTGATACGACGGAAGCTGAAGAAGAACCCATGA
- a CDS encoding decaprenyl-phosphate phosphoribosyltransferase, with protein sequence MSETTEQRNSDETAEAVEPAAARGPFGLVGGVIKTARPRQWVKNVLVFAAPFFAFSKSTDRTGLLIDAIIAFVAFSLTASSVYLINDAIDVEADRAHPTKRNRPIAAGIVPVPLAYGAAVVFFLAGLGVSFLASWQLAVVLGVYEAVQLGYCFGLKHQPVVDLAIVGSGFLMRSIAGGVAGGIALSQWFLLVTAFGSLFMVAGKRYAEIMLFERTGAKIRSSLKKYSASYLRFVWATSAAILIMSYCLWAFEIRQTEHNSVWALISMVPFLVAVLRYAVDVDGGIAGEPEEIALKDRILQVLGASWVIILFLAFYL encoded by the coding sequence ATGAGCGAGACGACCGAGCAGCGCAACAGCGACGAAACTGCCGAGGCTGTTGAGCCTGCTGCGGCACGTGGGCCCTTCGGCCTGGTCGGCGGCGTCATCAAGACGGCGCGACCGCGGCAGTGGGTGAAGAACGTCCTGGTCTTCGCGGCCCCGTTCTTCGCGTTCTCGAAGTCGACCGACCGCACCGGTCTCCTGATCGACGCGATCATCGCCTTCGTGGCCTTTTCGCTGACAGCGAGCTCGGTCTACCTGATCAACGACGCGATCGACGTCGAGGCCGACCGGGCCCACCCGACCAAGCGCAACCGGCCGATCGCGGCCGGGATCGTGCCGGTCCCCCTCGCGTACGGGGCCGCGGTCGTGTTCTTCCTGGCCGGCCTCGGCGTGTCGTTCCTCGCCAGCTGGCAGCTGGCGGTCGTGCTGGGCGTCTACGAGGCCGTCCAGCTCGGCTACTGCTTCGGCCTCAAGCACCAGCCGGTGGTCGACCTGGCCATCGTCGGTTCGGGCTTCCTGATGCGTTCGATCGCCGGCGGTGTCGCGGGCGGCATCGCGCTTTCGCAGTGGTTCCTGCTGGTCACGGCGTTCGGCTCGCTGTTCATGGTGGCGGGCAAGCGCTACGCGGAGATCATGCTGTTCGAGCGGACCGGCGCGAAGATCCGCTCGTCGCTGAAGAAGTATTCGGCCAGCTACCTGCGGTTCGTCTGGGCGACGTCGGCAGCGATCCTGATCATGTCGTACTGCCTGTGGGCGTTCGAGATCCGCCAGACCGAGCACAACTCGGTGTGGGCGCTCATCTCGATGGTGCCGTTCCTGGTGGCGGTGCTGCGCTACGCGGTGGACGTCGACGGCGGCATCGCGGGCGAACCCGAGGAGATCGCGCTCAAGGACCGCATCCTGCAGGTGCTGGGCGCGAGCTGGGTGATCATCCTGTTCCTGGCGTTCTACCTCTGA